In one Elephas maximus indicus isolate mEleMax1 chromosome 9, mEleMax1 primary haplotype, whole genome shotgun sequence genomic region, the following are encoded:
- the S1PR3 gene encoding sphingosine 1-phosphate receptor 3, whose amino-acid sequence MAAIFMPQAKPSSGNTTLHEHYNYVGKLEARLKEATQGSTFTTAMFLIICSFIVLENLMVLIAIWKNNKFHNRMYFFIGNLALCDLLAGIAYKVNILMSGKKTLTLSPTVWFVREGSMFVALGASTCSLLAIAIERHLTMIKMRPYDANKKHRVFLLIGMCWLIAFSLGALPILGWNCLHNLSDCSTILPLYSKKYIAFCISIFIAILVTIVILYARIYFLVKSSSRKVTNPNNSERSMALLRTVVIVVSVFIACWSPLFILFLIDVACRVKACAILFKAQWFIMLAVLNSAMNPVIYTLASKEMRRAFFRLVCNCLVRGRGARSSPIQPALDPSRSKSSSSNNSSHSPKIKEDLPQTPPRVTDNRTLTNGILCK is encoded by the coding sequence ATGGCTGCTATCTTCATGCCCCAGGCAAAGCCCTCATCAGGGAACACAACGCTGCACGAACACTACAACTACGTGGGAAAGCTGGAGGCCAGGCTGAAGGAGGCCACGCAGGGCAGCACGTTCACCACGGCCATGTTCCTGATCATCTGTAGCTTCATTGTCTTGGAGAACCTGATGGTTTTGATCGCCATCTGGAAAAACAACAAGTTTCACAACCGCATGTACTTTTTCATCGGCAACCTGGCTCTCTGCGACTTACTGGCCGGCATAGCATATAAGGTCAACATTTTGATGTCAGGCAAGAAAACTCTCACCCTGTCTCCAACGGTCTGGTTTGTAAGGGAAGGCAGTATGTTTGTGGCTCTCGGGGCCTCCACCTGCAGCTTGTTGGCCATTGCTATTGAAAGACACTTGACAATGATCAAAATGAGGCCTTACgacgccaacaagaaacaccgTGTCTTCCTCCTGATCGGAATGTGCTGGCTCATTGCCTTCTCCCTGGGTGCCTTACCCATTCTGGGCTGGAACtgcctccacaacctctccgactGCTCCACCATCCTGCCTCTCTACTCCAAGAAGTACATTGCATTTTGCATCAGCATCTTCATAGCCATTTTGGTGACGATCGTGATCCTCTATGCACGCATCTATTTCCTAGTGAAGTCCAGCAGCCGCAAGGTGACCAACCCCAACAACTCAGAGCGGTCCATGGCCCTGCTGCGGACAGTGGTGATTGTGGTGAGTGTGTTCATCGCCTGCTGGTCCCCTCTCTTCATCCTCTTCCTCATCGATGTGGCCTGCAGGGTGAAGGCATGTGCCATCCTGTTCAAGGCCCAGTGGTTCATCATGCTGGCCGTGCTCAACTCTGCCATGAACCCCGTCATCTACACGCTGGCCAGCAAGGAGATGCGGCGGGCCTTCTTCCGTCTGGTCTGCAACTGCCTGGTCAGGGGCCGGGGCGCCCGCTCCTCGCCCATCCAGCCCGCTCTGGATCCAAGTCGCAGCAAAtcaagcagcagcaacaacagcagccaCTCCCCGAAGATCAAGGAAGACCTTCCCCAGACGCCCCCCCGTGTCACTGACAACAGAACACTAACAAATGGGATCCTCTGCAAGTGA